One genomic segment of Terrihabitans soli includes these proteins:
- a CDS encoding ATP-binding cassette domain-containing protein — protein MTSIAARTLIEIEDVSAPEPQRAAVPVTLHEVGRSFGDKQVLSGLNLHIPAGQFVAVVGKSGCGKSTLLRLLAGLDRPSQGRLSIGDGAGHDAARIMFQEPRLLPWQRIIGNVETGLPHVRNGARRRELAASLLSEVGLADRADEWPSVLSGGQKQRVALARALVSRPRLLVLDEPLGALDALTRIEMQNLLERIWLEQRFTAVLVTHDVSEALALADRVLLIDHGAIALDINVALPRPRRRGSAELAKLEGKILDRLFGEESVSTEPRQKRLAGERKLAASQ, from the coding sequence ATGACAAGCATCGCGGCCCGCACGCTGATCGAGATCGAGGATGTTTCCGCGCCGGAGCCGCAGCGCGCGGCCGTGCCGGTGACGCTGCACGAGGTCGGCCGCAGCTTCGGCGACAAGCAGGTTCTGAGCGGGCTGAACCTGCACATCCCCGCCGGCCAGTTCGTCGCCGTTGTCGGAAAAAGCGGTTGCGGAAAATCGACGCTGCTGCGCCTTCTCGCCGGTCTCGACCGGCCGTCGCAGGGGCGGCTCAGCATTGGCGATGGCGCGGGACACGATGCGGCGCGCATCATGTTCCAGGAACCGCGCCTTCTGCCCTGGCAGCGCATTATCGGCAATGTCGAGACCGGCCTGCCGCATGTGCGCAACGGTGCGCGGCGCCGCGAACTTGCGGCAAGCCTTCTGTCCGAAGTCGGGCTTGCCGATCGCGCCGATGAATGGCCGTCCGTTCTGTCCGGCGGGCAGAAGCAGCGCGTCGCTCTGGCGCGCGCGCTTGTCAGCCGTCCGCGGCTTCTGGTGCTGGATGAACCGCTCGGTGCGCTCGACGCGCTGACGCGCATCGAAATGCAAAATCTGCTTGAGCGCATCTGGCTGGAGCAGCGCTTTACCGCGGTGCTCGTCACGCATGATGTGTCGGAGGCACTGGCGCTCGCCGATCGCGTGCTCCTGATCGATCACGGTGCGATCGCGCTCGACATCAACGTGGCGCTGCCGCGCCCGCGCCGCCGCGGCTCGGCAGAGCTCGCAAAGCTCGAAGGCAAGATTCTCGACCGCCTCTTCGGCGAGGAGAGCGTAAGTACAGAGCCGCGCCAGAAACGTCTTGCCGGCGAGCGCAAACTGGCCGCCTCGCAATAA
- the tauA gene encoding taurine ABC transporter substrate-binding protein, with translation MTNITRRAALAAAATLALTLNSGVSFAADKTVVIGYQTSVEPSKVAQASGEYEKATGWKIDWRKFDSGADVIAALASGDVQIGYVGSSPLAAAASREVPFQTIFIAGLIGDSEALVVSNKSGIKEPKDLAGKKIAVPFVSTTHYSLLAALKHWNIDSKSVQILNLRPPEIAAAWERGDIDGAYVWDPALGKAKETGSILVSSKQVGEWGAPTFDAWIARNDFIEKNSDVVKQFVKVTGKAYEAYAKDPSAWDAKSKQAADIARLTGAKAEEVPALLTGYHLPGLTEQASPALLGGGTVKAIADAAAFLKEQGKVPSVLPDYSAYVTKRFVTEATASR, from the coding sequence ATGACCAATATCACACGCCGCGCGGCGCTGGCCGCGGCGGCAACCCTTGCACTCACCCTGAATTCGGGCGTGAGCTTCGCCGCCGACAAGACCGTCGTCATCGGCTATCAGACTTCGGTCGAGCCTTCGAAGGTCGCGCAGGCGTCCGGCGAATATGAAAAGGCGACGGGCTGGAAGATCGACTGGCGCAAATTCGACTCGGGCGCCGACGTCATCGCCGCGCTTGCTTCGGGCGATGTGCAGATCGGCTATGTGGGCTCGAGCCCGCTCGCCGCTGCCGCCAGCCGCGAAGTTCCGTTCCAGACGATCTTCATCGCCGGCCTGATCGGCGACTCGGAAGCGCTCGTCGTGTCCAACAAGTCCGGCATCAAGGAGCCGAAGGATCTCGCCGGCAAGAAGATCGCCGTGCCCTTCGTCTCGACGACGCATTACTCGCTGCTCGCGGCGCTGAAGCACTGGAACATCGATTCCAAGAGCGTTCAGATTCTCAACCTGCGTCCGCCGGAAATCGCGGCGGCCTGGGAGCGCGGCGATATCGACGGCGCCTATGTGTGGGATCCGGCGCTCGGCAAGGCGAAGGAAACCGGCTCCATCCTCGTTTCGTCGAAACAGGTCGGCGAATGGGGCGCGCCGACGTTTGACGCCTGGATCGCGCGCAACGATTTCATCGAAAAGAATTCGGATGTCGTGAAGCAGTTCGTGAAGGTCACCGGCAAAGCCTATGAAGCCTATGCCAAGGACCCGAGCGCCTGGGACGCGAAATCCAAGCAGGCGGCGGATATCGCCCGCCTCACCGGCGCTAAGGCTGAAGAGGTTCCCGCTCTTCTGACCGGCTACCACCTCCCGGGACTCACCGAACAGGCCTCTCCCGCGCTGCTGGGCGGCGGCACGGTAAAAGCCATCGCGGATGCGGCGGCCTTCCTCAAGGAGCAGGGAAAGGTTCCCTCCGTGCTCCCTGATTACTCGGCCTATGTGACGAAGCGTTTCGTCACCGAAGCGACCGCCTCGCGGTGA
- the ssuD gene encoding FMNH2-dependent alkanesulfonate monooxygenase, with protein sequence MTITKSASGIEPAQAAKVLWFLPTHGDGHYLGTSEGARHVDINYLKQIAQAADTLGYFGVLLPTGRSCEDSWIVASALALQTQNLRYLVAVRPGLLSPAVAARMTATLDRASNGRLLINVVTGGDPVENKGDGLFAPHAERYEITREFLHVYSALLRGETVNYSGKHIQVEDGKLLFPPLQEGGPPLYFGGSSGPALDVAAETVEKYLTWGEPPKDVAEKLAAADAAAKAKGRTFSYGIRLHVIVRDTNEEAWAAADKLISHLDQETIDAAQKIFARYDSVGQQRMAKLHGGRRENLEVSPNLWAGVGLVRGGAGTALVGDPETVAARIKEYMSLGIDTFILSGYPHLEEAYTFAEKVFPLLPLDHAARPRNISAKTGTLGEIVANYLPPERRQAQS encoded by the coding sequence ATGACGATTACGAAGAGCGCGTCCGGCATCGAGCCGGCGCAGGCGGCGAAGGTTCTGTGGTTTCTGCCGACACATGGCGACGGGCATTATCTCGGTACGTCCGAAGGTGCCCGTCATGTCGATATCAACTATCTGAAGCAGATCGCGCAGGCGGCCGACACGCTCGGCTATTTCGGCGTTCTTCTGCCGACGGGGCGAAGCTGCGAGGATAGCTGGATCGTCGCGTCCGCGCTTGCGCTGCAGACGCAGAACCTGCGCTATCTCGTGGCGGTGCGTCCGGGACTGCTCTCGCCGGCGGTTGCGGCGCGCATGACGGCGACACTCGACCGCGCCTCGAACGGGCGTCTTCTGATCAATGTGGTGACGGGCGGCGATCCGGTCGAGAACAAAGGTGATGGTCTCTTTGCGCCGCATGCCGAGCGCTACGAGATCACGCGCGAATTCCTGCATGTTTATTCCGCCCTCTTGCGCGGCGAGACGGTGAACTATTCCGGCAAGCACATTCAGGTCGAAGACGGAAAGCTCCTCTTCCCGCCGCTGCAGGAGGGCGGGCCGCCGCTTTATTTCGGCGGATCATCGGGCCCCGCGCTTGATGTCGCCGCCGAGACGGTCGAAAAATATCTGACCTGGGGCGAGCCGCCGAAGGATGTCGCGGAAAAGCTCGCCGCAGCGGATGCGGCGGCAAAAGCCAAAGGCCGCACGTTCAGCTACGGAATCCGCCTTCACGTCATCGTGCGCGACACGAATGAAGAGGCCTGGGCTGCCGCCGACAAACTGATCAGCCATCTCGATCAGGAAACGATCGACGCCGCGCAGAAGATTTTTGCGCGCTATGATTCCGTCGGCCAGCAGCGCATGGCGAAGCTGCATGGCGGCCGCCGCGAAAATCTCGAAGTCAGTCCCAATCTCTGGGCCGGTGTCGGTCTTGTGCGCGGCGGAGCCGGAACGGCGCTTGTCGGCGATCCTGAGACCGTTGCGGCGCGGATCAAGGAGTACATGTCGCTCGGCATCGATACCTTCATCCTCTCCGGCTATCCGCATCTCGAAGAGGCCTACACGTTTGCGGAGAAGGTCTTCCCGCTGCTGCCGCTCGATCATGCGGCGCGCCCGCGGAACATAAGCGCAAAGACGGGAACGCTTGGAGAGATCGTCGCCAATTACCTACCGCCGGAGCGGCGCCAGGCGCAGTCCTAA
- a CDS encoding aliphatic sulfonate ABC transporter substrate-binding protein, translating to MIVSRRIFANLVLATLAATIATPAPAQDKVVRIGHQKIGAFALLKPTGLLEERLKKLGYSVTWTEFPAGPQLLEAVNVGAVDFAHTGEAPPVFAQAAGAPIVYIAHEPAAPAAEAILVQKDSPIKSVADLKGKKVALNKGSNVHYLLVKALEKAGLAYSDVEVAYLPPADGRAAFEKGAVDAWVIWEPFRAAAEIATGARTLADGTGLVSNHEFLFTTKSFAANNPKEVVDTVLAASKEIYAKARADVKGTAETYSRAVGIPAAAFEASLKRKSLDIVPISDEILAQQQKIADTFLELGLIPKAITVSDAAYKPAS from the coding sequence ATGATCGTTTCAAGGCGCATATTCGCGAACCTCGTCCTCGCAACCCTTGCGGCGACGATCGCAACTCCGGCTCCGGCGCAGGATAAGGTCGTGCGCATCGGCCATCAGAAGATCGGCGCTTTTGCGCTGCTGAAGCCGACCGGCCTTCTCGAAGAGCGGCTGAAGAAACTCGGCTACAGCGTGACCTGGACGGAATTTCCCGCCGGTCCGCAGCTTCTCGAGGCGGTCAATGTCGGCGCGGTTGATTTTGCCCATACGGGCGAAGCGCCGCCGGTCTTCGCGCAGGCGGCCGGTGCGCCCATCGTCTATATCGCCCATGAGCCGGCAGCTCCTGCCGCCGAGGCGATCCTTGTTCAGAAGGACAGCCCGATCAAAAGCGTCGCCGATCTGAAAGGCAAGAAGGTCGCGCTCAACAAAGGCTCGAACGTTCATTACCTCCTCGTGAAGGCGCTGGAGAAGGCCGGGCTTGCCTACAGCGATGTCGAAGTCGCGTATCTGCCGCCGGCCGACGGGCGCGCCGCGTTCGAGAAGGGCGCGGTCGATGCCTGGGTGATCTGGGAGCCCTTCCGCGCTGCCGCCGAAATCGCGACGGGCGCACGCACTCTCGCCGATGGCACGGGCCTCGTCTCCAACCACGAATTCCTGTTCACGACGAAATCTTTCGCGGCCAACAACCCGAAGGAAGTCGTCGATACGGTGCTCGCCGCATCGAAAGAGATTTATGCAAAGGCGCGCGCCGATGTGAAAGGCACGGCCGAAACCTATAGCCGTGCCGTCGGCATTCCGGCCGCCGCTTTTGAGGCGAGCCTCAAGCGCAAGAGCCTCGATATCGTGCCGATCAGCGACGAGATCCTCGCCCAGCAGCAGAAGATCGCCGACACCTTCCTCGAACTCGGGCTGATCCCGAAGGCGATCACCGTGTCGGACGCCGCGTACAAGCCGGCCTCGTAA
- a CDS encoding ABC transporter permease subunit: MSAIVEHISDDGPPDVAPLRLPRLEAFHISLATLFALLLAWWGITAAGLVKPLFLPGPVAVLSQFVTVTTTGYVDATLVQHLIASLGRVFAALVASALIGVPIGFAIGLSRIGRGILDPLLEILRPIPPLAYLPLVIIWFGIGEVSKVLIIGIAMLAPIALSTASGVRAVSSDYIEAARLLGASETQIIRQIIFPSALPQILTGVRIALGAGWSTLVAAELVAATRGLGFMIQSAAQFLVTDVVIMGILVIAAVAFLLETLVRIAERLLVPWHGKL; encoded by the coding sequence ATGAGCGCGATTGTCGAGCACATCTCAGATGACGGGCCGCCCGATGTGGCGCCCCTGCGTCTGCCGCGCCTCGAAGCTTTCCACATTTCCCTCGCCACGCTGTTCGCTCTCCTTCTGGCGTGGTGGGGCATCACGGCTGCCGGGCTTGTGAAGCCGCTCTTCCTTCCTGGCCCGGTAGCCGTGCTATCCCAATTCGTGACGGTGACGACCACCGGCTATGTCGATGCGACGCTCGTCCAGCATCTGATCGCAAGCCTCGGCCGCGTTTTTGCGGCGCTTGTTGCATCCGCGCTTATCGGCGTGCCGATCGGTTTTGCCATCGGCCTCAGCCGCATCGGCCGCGGTATTCTCGATCCGCTGCTCGAAATTCTTCGGCCCATTCCGCCGCTCGCTTATCTGCCGCTCGTCATCATCTGGTTCGGCATCGGCGAAGTGTCGAAGGTTCTGATCATCGGCATCGCCATGCTGGCGCCGATTGCGCTGTCGACCGCGTCCGGCGTCCGCGCCGTCTCGAGCGACTATATCGAAGCCGCGCGCCTGCTCGGCGCCAGCGAAACGCAGATCATCCGCCAGATCATTTTTCCGAGTGCTCTGCCGCAAATCCTCACCGGGGTGCGCATTGCGCTCGGCGCCGGCTGGTCGACGCTCGTTGCCGCCGAACTCGTCGCGGCGACACGCGGCCTCGGCTTCATGATCCAGTCCGCCGCGCAATTTCTCGTCACCGATGTCGTCATCATGGGAATTCTCGTGATCGCCGCCGTGGCGTTTCTGCTCGAAACCTTGGTGCGCATCGCCGAGCGCCTGCTCGTGCCCTGGCACGGAAAACTTTGA
- a CDS encoding tripartite tricarboxylate transporter TctB family protein → MKLTAIKGELAFAALFAVAGLVWIVGSFELPFWAGFAPDSGFLPMVYGVLLLAFSAAVIVSLFTNPPDTTGREPLKKSLQLLGTLVVGVGAISWLGFAIPLFGMMLFMYAYVERLPIVRSVIASLATTGVLVLIFEHWLAIPLPLSPWGF, encoded by the coding sequence ATGAAGCTTACGGCAATCAAGGGCGAACTCGCGTTCGCCGCACTTTTCGCCGTCGCTGGGCTGGTCTGGATCGTGGGCTCTTTCGAGCTCCCGTTCTGGGCCGGCTTCGCGCCCGACTCCGGCTTCTTGCCGATGGTCTACGGTGTTCTCCTTCTCGCCTTTTCCGCGGCGGTGATCGTCAGCCTGTTTACGAACCCGCCCGACACGACGGGGCGCGAACCGCTGAAGAAGAGCCTCCAACTCCTCGGCACGCTGGTTGTTGGCGTGGGAGCGATCAGTTGGCTCGGCTTTGCCATTCCGCTCTTCGGCATGATGCTGTTCATGTACGCCTATGTGGAGCGTCTGCCGATCGTGCGGTCGGTGATCGCGTCCTTGGCGACAACCGGCGTCCTCGTTCTGATCTTCGAGCACTGGCTGGCGATACCGCTGCCGCTCAGCCCCTGGGGTTTCTGA
- a CDS encoding sugar phosphate isomerase/epimerase family protein, translating to MSIKDRIGLDLNQRMPLEPGIDLAIKEKIRFLNICLDPEPELLDPKNPRLAQAKKKLADHGITLGLHTLSAMNTAEGSPFLARAADAYLAAYLQAAKAIGAPWVIMHGGYHFTADKQMRMELAVERLTRASKIAESEGVNIHLENMNPEPAGAEVKYLVHDVEEAKFYFKNLTSPSVRWVFTTNHAHMLPYGISGFVEQMEKAGVGVDRIGEVRLADNRGEIEEHLYPGTGNLDFGAMFKLLEGRGYRGHYMQDYMTVPDMVKGRHIVADLADGALARVGA from the coding sequence ATGAGCATCAAGGACAGGATCGGGCTCGACCTCAATCAGCGCATGCCGCTTGAGCCGGGCATCGATCTGGCGATCAAGGAGAAGATCCGGTTCCTGAATATTTGTCTGGACCCGGAGCCGGAGCTTCTCGATCCGAAAAACCCGCGGCTGGCGCAAGCCAAGAAAAAGCTCGCGGATCATGGGATCACGCTCGGTCTGCATACACTCTCGGCGATGAATACCGCCGAGGGCTCGCCCTTCCTGGCGCGGGCGGCGGATGCCTATCTCGCCGCCTATCTCCAGGCGGCGAAGGCGATCGGCGCTCCCTGGGTCATCATGCATGGCGGCTATCATTTCACCGCCGACAAGCAGATGCGCATGGAGCTTGCCGTCGAGCGCCTTACGCGCGCGTCGAAGATTGCCGAAAGCGAAGGCGTCAACATCCATCTCGAGAACATGAACCCGGAGCCCGCAGGCGCCGAGGTGAAATATCTCGTGCACGATGTCGAGGAAGCGAAGTTCTATTTCAAGAACCTGACTTCGCCGTCGGTGCGCTGGGTGTTCACCACCAATCACGCGCATATGCTGCCTTACGGCATTTCCGGCTTTGTTGAGCAGATGGAAAAAGCCGGCGTCGGTGTCGATCGCATCGGTGAGGTGCGCCTTGCCGACAATCGCGGCGAGATCGAAGAGCATCTTTATCCCGGCACCGGAAACCTGGATTTCGGCGCCATGTTCAAACTGCTCGAAGGCCGCGGCTATCGCGGTCATTACATGCAGGACTACATGACTGTGCCGGACATGGTGAAAGGCCGGCACATCGTCGCCGACCTTGCCGATGGGGCGCTTGCTCGCGTGGGAGCCTGA
- a CDS encoding helix-turn-helix domain-containing protein, producing MNQRALAMEEPQDPAAELPAIVGRNLRQLRIKRGHSLERLAKLSGVSRAMLGQIETGKSAPTISLLWKVATALGVPFSNLLATEASSGTVLLRSEDAKILSSKDGRFTTRALFPFTEERKVEFYELRIAPHHRENAEAHAPGTRENLIVSQGAVEISVQGSRPVALAQGDAIVFDADVPHAYRNLGPTEAVLYLVMTYVETVG from the coding sequence ATGAATCAGCGGGCGCTCGCAATGGAAGAGCCGCAAGATCCGGCGGCGGAACTGCCGGCGATTGTCGGACGCAATCTGCGCCAATTGCGCATCAAGCGCGGCCATTCGCTCGAGCGCCTCGCAAAACTCTCCGGCGTCAGCCGTGCCATGCTCGGCCAGATCGAAACCGGCAAGAGCGCGCCGACCATCAGCCTGCTCTGGAAAGTCGCGACCGCGCTCGGCGTGCCGTTCTCAAATCTTCTGGCGACGGAAGCCTCGTCCGGCACGGTTCTTTTGCGCAGCGAGGACGCCAAAATCCTCAGCTCGAAGGACGGGCGTTTTACGACACGCGCGCTGTTTCCGTTCACCGAAGAGCGCAAGGTCGAATTCTACGAACTGCGCATCGCGCCGCATCATCGCGAGAACGCCGAAGCGCATGCGCCCGGCACGCGCGAAAATCTCATCGTCTCGCAGGGCGCCGTCGAAATCTCGGTGCAGGGCAGCCGCCCCGTCGCGCTGGCGCAAGGAGACGCGATTGTCTTCGATGCGGACGTACCGCACGCCTACCGCAATCTCGGTCCGACGGAAGCTGTGCTCTATCTGGTCATGACCTATGTCGAAACGGTCGGCTGA
- a CDS encoding Bug family tripartite tricarboxylate transporter substrate binding protein, which produces MSVSRREFVAGVSAATVLAASSGRGFAQAWVPTRDVELVIPFGVGGGSDLLARIIGKIIVEEKLIPTSLVMNNRPGGGGAVGVGYISASKAKDPHTIVLVNGTTQITPILKPEAKTLSEVQPIANVMLDDFLLFVRGDSKYKTIKEFADDVKSKPDKTVNFGTGGTTDVMGITIFSRALGKEINPVNFNSGGEALTALLGGHVDGCVGNPLEFMGHLKSGAVRALGVFRDTRFAAFPDVPTMKESGITVPNFQMWRGLAMPKGVDEAAQAYWQGIMKKVNESATMKKYIADNVATEAPIYGKDFEKFLADQEKLYRDLLGKPA; this is translated from the coding sequence ATGTCTGTTTCACGCAGAGAGTTCGTGGCTGGGGTTTCCGCAGCCACAGTTCTGGCCGCTTCGAGCGGCCGTGGTTTTGCGCAGGCCTGGGTGCCGACGCGCGATGTCGAACTCGTCATTCCGTTCGGTGTCGGCGGCGGCTCGGACCTTCTCGCCCGCATCATCGGCAAGATCATTGTCGAGGAAAAACTCATCCCGACGTCGCTCGTGATGAACAACCGTCCGGGCGGCGGCGGCGCCGTTGGCGTCGGTTATATCTCGGCCTCGAAGGCCAAGGACCCGCACACCATCGTTCTCGTCAACGGCACGACGCAGATCACCCCGATCCTGAAGCCGGAAGCGAAAACGCTTTCCGAAGTTCAGCCGATCGCCAATGTCATGCTCGACGACTTCCTTCTCTTCGTGAGGGGCGATTCGAAATACAAGACGATCAAGGAGTTCGCCGACGACGTGAAGTCGAAGCCCGACAAGACGGTGAACTTCGGCACCGGTGGTACGACCGACGTGATGGGCATCACCATCTTCTCGCGCGCTCTCGGCAAAGAGATCAACCCGGTCAACTTCAACTCGGGCGGCGAAGCGCTCACGGCTCTGCTCGGCGGTCATGTCGACGGCTGTGTCGGCAATCCGCTTGAATTCATGGGCCATCTGAAGTCCGGCGCGGTGCGCGCGCTCGGCGTCTTCCGCGATACGCGCTTTGCGGCGTTCCCGGATGTGCCGACCATGAAGGAATCCGGCATCACGGTTCCGAACTTCCAGATGTGGCGTGGCCTTGCGATGCCGAAGGGTGTCGATGAAGCGGCACAGGCCTACTGGCAGGGCATCATGAAGAAGGTCAACGAGTCGGCGACGATGAAGAAATACATCGCCGACAACGTCGCGACCGAAGCCCCGATCTATGGCAAGGACTTCGAGAAGTTCCTCGCCGATCAGGAAAAGCTCTACCGGGATCTCCTCGGCAAACCGGCGTGA
- a CDS encoding ABC transporter permease subunit, which yields MNLPNVQYNGSGLSHAVSEWAVPVGLVALWEVLARTGFVAPNVLPAPSAVALAGWEALLSGELAANMWISTLRALSGLLVGGLIGFFFGLANGLSSLSYRYTDTTLQMIRNVPHLALIPLVILWFGIEEEAKLFLVALGVFFPIYINTLHGVRSVDPQLIEMGRAYGMSRWELVRRVILPGALPSIFVGLRFSLGIMWLTLIVAETISSQSGLGHMAMEAREFLLVDIVVLAIIIYALLGKLADYIARVLERASLQWHPSFQNRGAS from the coding sequence ATGAATTTGCCGAATGTCCAATATAACGGAAGCGGTCTCTCGCATGCCGTTTCGGAATGGGCGGTGCCGGTCGGTCTCGTCGCGCTTTGGGAGGTGCTGGCGCGCACAGGTTTTGTGGCGCCAAACGTGCTGCCGGCACCGTCCGCCGTAGCTCTTGCCGGATGGGAGGCGCTGCTCTCCGGCGAGCTTGCCGCCAATATGTGGATCTCGACACTGCGTGCGCTGAGCGGGCTTCTCGTCGGCGGGTTGATCGGATTCTTCTTCGGTCTTGCGAACGGCCTGTCGTCGCTGTCCTACCGCTACACCGACACGACGCTGCAGATGATCCGCAACGTGCCGCATCTGGCGCTCATCCCGCTCGTTATCCTGTGGTTCGGCATCGAGGAAGAAGCGAAACTTTTCCTCGTCGCGCTCGGCGTCTTCTTCCCGATCTACATCAACACGCTGCATGGCGTGCGCAGCGTCGATCCGCAGCTGATCGAAATGGGCCGCGCCTATGGCATGTCGCGCTGGGAGCTGGTGCGGCGCGTCATCCTGCCCGGCGCGCTGCCGTCGATCTTTGTGGGCCTGCGCTTTTCGCTCGGCATTATGTGGCTGACGCTGATCGTTGCCGAAACGATCTCATCGCAATCGGGCCTCGGCCATATGGCGATGGAAGCGCGCGAGTTTCTCCTCGTCGATATCGTCGTCCTCGCCATCATCATCTACGCGCTGCTCGGCAAGCTCGCGGACTACATCGCCCGCGTTCTCGAACGCGCATCTTTGCAATGGCATCCCTCTTTCCAGAATCGAGGCGCATCATGA
- a CDS encoding tripartite tricarboxylate transporter permease, which produces MESFMDLMGGFQTALTPTNILMCFLGVFLGQLVGVLPGIGPSAAIALLLPLTFGADPTASLIMFAGIYYGAQYGGTLTSVLISVPGESSTVMTSIDGYQMALKGRAGAALGIAAIGSFIAGTISVLGLTFLAPPLAEAALAFGPPEYFALVVLGLMALAAVSGGSVVKGLGAGVAGLLLATIGVDPYSGTMRYDFGQLWLLDGIEFIVLTVALFGVGEVLATCTTATERPVAEVKNVLPTRDDWKRSQMPIVRGSLIGFLVGVLPGTGATMASFIAYIVEKKVSKHPEEFGKGAIEGVAGPESSNNAAAAGAMVPMLALGVPGSGTTAIILGALIMFGLRPGPELFTQNSTLVWGVIASMYIGNVLLLILNLPLAGLFAQFLKVPYKWLYPPILALCIVGVFSQANSLEDCWLLVAFGALGWAMKRFDWPAAPMILGLVLGPMFESSLRQSLTISHGSPEIFLTRPISLALIVCAVLFVTVPVVAHLMGKKTSAPAGGCA; this is translated from the coding sequence ATGGAATCGTTTATGGACCTCATGGGCGGTTTTCAGACCGCTCTAACGCCCACCAATATCTTGATGTGCTTCCTGGGCGTGTTCTTGGGCCAGCTCGTCGGCGTTCTTCCCGGTATTGGACCGTCCGCTGCCATCGCGCTTCTTCTGCCGCTGACCTTCGGTGCCGATCCGACGGCCTCGCTCATCATGTTCGCCGGTATTTACTACGGCGCGCAGTATGGCGGCACGCTGACCTCGGTTCTGATCAGCGTTCCGGGCGAGAGCTCGACCGTCATGACCAGTATTGACGGTTATCAGATGGCGCTGAAGGGCCGCGCAGGTGCGGCTCTCGGCATCGCCGCCATCGGCTCGTTCATCGCCGGCACGATTTCGGTTCTCGGCCTGACTTTCCTTGCGCCGCCACTTGCGGAAGCAGCTTTGGCCTTCGGCCCGCCGGAATATTTTGCGCTCGTCGTGCTCGGTCTGATGGCTCTTGCCGCTGTCAGCGGCGGCTCGGTCGTCAAGGGTCTCGGCGCGGGCGTTGCGGGCCTTCTGCTCGCAACCATCGGCGTCGATCCATATTCTGGGACCATGCGCTACGATTTCGGCCAGCTCTGGCTGCTCGACGGCATTGAGTTCATCGTGCTTACCGTCGCTCTGTTCGGTGTCGGCGAAGTGCTTGCCACCTGCACGACGGCGACGGAGCGTCCGGTCGCGGAAGTGAAGAATGTTCTTCCCACCCGCGACGACTGGAAGCGTTCGCAGATGCCGATCGTGCGCGGTTCGCTGATCGGCTTCCTCGTCGGCGTTCTTCCCGGCACCGGCGCGACCATGGCGAGCTTCATCGCCTATATCGTCGAGAAGAAAGTCTCGAAGCATCCGGAAGAGTTCGGAAAGGGCGCCATCGAAGGCGTTGCCGGACCGGAATCCTCGAACAATGCGGCGGCGGCCGGCGCCATGGTGCCGATGCTGGCGCTCGGTGTTCCGGGTTCGGGCACGACGGCCATCATTCTCGGCGCGCTGATCATGTTCGGTCTGCGCCCGGGTCCGGAGCTGTTCACGCAGAATTCCACGCTTGTGTGGGGCGTCATCGCGTCGATGTATATCGGCAATGTGCTGCTCCTCATCCTCAACCTGCCGCTTGCGGGCCTGTTCGCGCAGTTCCTGAAAGTACCGTACAAATGGCTCTACCCGCCGATCCTTGCGCTGTGCATTGTCGGCGTGTTCTCGCAGGCAAACAGCCTTGAGGATTGCTGGCTCCTCGTTGCCTTCGGCGCGCTGGGCTGGGCCATGAAGCGCTTCGACTGGCCGGCCGCGCCGATGATTCTCGGCCTCGTGCTCGGTCCGATGTTCGAGTCCTCGCTGCGCCAGTCGCTGACGATTTCGCACGGGTCTCCGGAAATCTTCCTGACCCGTCCGATTTCGCTGGCGCTGATCGTCTGTGCCGTTCTGTTCGTCACGGTTCCGGTCGTCGCCCATCTCATGGGCAAGAAGACCTCGGCTCCGGCAGGCGGGTGCGCATGA